One window of the Crassaminicella thermophila genome contains the following:
- a CDS encoding RrF2 family transcriptional regulator — translation MKLSTKGRYGVKAMFELALSYGDGPIALNSIADKQNLSVHYLEQLFSNLRKAGLVKSVRGAQGGYILARKPEDITVGDIIRTLEGPLAPAECVIENDSKECYKADYCVTRTIWEKIRDSINNVVDSITLQDMINDYKKMNNNDSYMYYI, via the coding sequence ATGAAGCTATCTACCAAAGGAAGATATGGTGTGAAAGCCATGTTTGAATTAGCATTAAGTTATGGTGATGGCCCAATTGCTCTGAATAGTATTGCAGATAAACAAAATCTTTCTGTGCACTATTTAGAACAATTGTTTTCAAATCTTAGAAAAGCAGGTTTGGTAAAGAGTGTTAGAGGAGCACAAGGTGGATATATTCTTGCGCGAAAACCAGAGGATATTACTGTTGGAGATATTATCAGAACTCTTGAAGGGCCACTTGCTCCAGCAGAGTGTGTAATAGAGAATGACTCGAAAGAATGTTATAAGGCAGATTACTGTGTTACAAGAACCATATGGGAAAAAATTCGAGATAGTATAAACAATGTAGTGGATAGTATAACACTACAAGATATGATCAATGATTATAAGAAAATGAATAATAATGATTCATATATGTACTATATATAA
- a CDS encoding PRC-barrel domain-containing protein gives MITIQQLLLKISVVYLMIKIGKDIVGLPIICLEKENENIEIKDIICCKKSFRVIAFLVDEGGYFHQPKIIYFKNIKSIGEDAVVIQKQECIKSTKEYIGKFYLRKKLLGLKVITDTGDYVGNVQDILIEILTGKLLGLILTEGLFDDLVEGRPILPLQDSLYINKNSIIIPKSLNTSTLYNTGGLKKLLPLE, from the coding sequence ATGATAACAATACAGCAATTACTTTTAAAGATAAGCGTGGTGTATTTAATGATAAAAATAGGAAAAGATATTGTTGGTTTACCTATAATCTGTTTAGAAAAAGAAAATGAAAATATAGAAATTAAAGATATTATTTGTTGTAAAAAAAGCTTTAGAGTAATTGCTTTTTTAGTTGATGAAGGTGGATATTTTCATCAACCTAAGATTATTTATTTTAAAAATATTAAAAGTATTGGAGAAGATGCAGTTGTTATTCAAAAACAAGAATGTATTAAAAGCACAAAGGAGTATATAGGCAAATTTTATTTGAGAAAAAAGCTTTTAGGATTAAAGGTAATAACAGATACTGGTGATTATGTAGGTAATGTTCAAGATATTTTGATAGAAATTCTAACTGGTAAACTTTTAGGATTGATTTTGACAGAGGGATTATTTGACGATTTAGTGGAAGGAAGGCCAATTTTACCTTTACAAGATTCTTTATATATTAATAAAAATTCTATTATTATTCCTAAAAGTTTAAATACGTCTACTCTTTATAATACTGGAGGATTAAAAAAATTACTTCCACTAGAATAG
- the mnmA gene encoding tRNA 2-thiouridine(34) synthase MnmA, with product MTFLDKKKVVVGMSGGVDSSVAAYILQKQGYEVIGVTMQVWPDMEEEEVERVGGCCGLSAVDDARRVANKLGIPFYVMNFKDIFEKKVIDYFVDEYLSGKTPNPCIACNKFMKFDELLRRAHNLGAYYVATGHYAKIVYDEKIDKYKIKKSNAVAKDQTYALYNFTQEQLKHTLMPLGEFSSKEEVRQLALELGLITASKPDSQEICFVKDNNYGKFIEDRKPGKIAPGDFVDKNGKVLGKHKGIVYYTIGQRKGLGIALGKPMFVVDIIPEKNQVVLGENEDVFGRELLASDVNFIYLNRIEGSLRVKAQIRYNAKPADATIYIEKDNVVRVVFDDSQRAITPGQAVVFYDGDYLVGGGTITKKVR from the coding sequence ATGACTTTTTTAGATAAGAAAAAAGTAGTTGTTGGTATGAGTGGTGGAGTAGATAGTTCAGTAGCAGCATATATCTTGCAAAAACAAGGATATGAAGTAATTGGTGTTACAATGCAGGTATGGCCGGATATGGAGGAAGAAGAAGTAGAAAGAGTAGGTGGATGTTGTGGCTTATCAGCAGTTGATGATGCAAGGCGTGTTGCAAATAAACTTGGGATTCCTTTTTATGTAATGAATTTTAAAGACATATTTGAGAAAAAAGTTATAGACTATTTTGTAGATGAATATTTATCAGGAAAGACCCCAAATCCTTGTATTGCATGCAATAAATTTATGAAATTTGATGAATTATTAAGACGTGCGCATAACTTAGGTGCATACTATGTAGCAACAGGACATTATGCAAAAATTGTATATGATGAAAAAATAGATAAATATAAGATAAAAAAATCTAATGCAGTTGCTAAGGATCAAACTTATGCATTATATAACTTTACACAAGAACAATTAAAACATACCTTAATGCCATTAGGAGAATTTTCTTCAAAGGAAGAGGTTCGACAATTAGCATTAGAACTTGGGCTTATAACTGCTTCTAAACCGGATAGTCAAGAAATTTGTTTTGTAAAAGATAATAACTATGGAAAATTTATAGAAGACAGAAAACCTGGGAAAATTGCTCCAGGAGATTTTGTTGATAAAAATGGAAAAGTATTAGGAAAACATAAAGGAATTGTTTATTATACCATTGGGCAAAGAAAAGGATTGGGAATTGCATTAGGAAAGCCAATGTTTGTAGTGGATATTATTCCTGAAAAGAATCAAGTTGTACTAGGAGAAAATGAAGATGTTTTTGGAAGAGAATTGTTAGCTAGTGATGTAAATTTTATTTATTTGAACAGAATAGAAGGCAGTTTACGTGTGAAAGCACAGATTAGATATAATGCAAAACCGGCAGATGCAACAATATATATAGAAAAAGACAACGTAGTACGTGTTGTTTTTGATGATAGTCAAAGAGCAATAACTCCAGGACAGGCTGTAGTATTTTATGATGGAGATTATCTTGTAGGTGGTGGAACTATTACAAAAAAAGTAAGATAA
- a CDS encoding glycosyltransferase family protein — translation MKNGFCIIMTKYRLYQGIALYYSLNTIMKNLEIFILCIDEETYEILSKLNLINTTLVSIEEIENEVLLKKKIERPLNAYCWTLKPVFLEYVINKFKNINRITYIDSDMYFFNDPNPIFEEGAKYSVLLSPHNYTRSLKHLESICGKYNSGFISFKKDIEGLNALKWWKERCIEWCYDKVEEGKFGDQKYLDNIQSIFNNTYDIKTPGVNIGFWNHGRYKTTIINGKVYINNVQLICYHFAGLRLLSKKEVAFIIGFKKEFIRDIYNPYINTLQNVISKVKAISNFNGYFIDKKQVQGAIIHRVNV, via the coding sequence ATGAAAAATGGATTTTGTATTATTATGACAAAATATAGATTGTATCAAGGTATAGCTTTATACTATTCTCTAAATACTATTATGAAAAATTTAGAAATATTTATTCTTTGCATAGATGAAGAAACATATGAAATTTTATCAAAACTAAATCTAATAAATACGACTTTAGTCAGTATAGAGGAGATAGAAAATGAAGTTTTATTGAAAAAGAAAATTGAAAGACCATTAAACGCATATTGCTGGACTTTAAAACCAGTATTTTTAGAATATGTAATCAATAAATTTAAAAATATTAACAGAATCACTTATATAGATTCGGATATGTATTTTTTTAATGATCCAAATCCAATTTTTGAAGAAGGTGCTAAGTACTCAGTATTATTGTCTCCACATAATTATACTAGGAGTTTAAAACATCTAGAAAGTATATGTGGAAAATATAACTCTGGATTTATAAGCTTTAAAAAAGATATAGAAGGTTTAAATGCATTAAAATGGTGGAAAGAAAGATGTATTGAATGGTGTTATGATAAGGTTGAAGAAGGTAAGTTTGGAGATCAAAAATATTTAGATAATATACAGTCTATTTTTAACAATACTTATGATATAAAAACGCCTGGTGTAAACATAGGATTTTGGAATCATGGGAGATATAAAACGACAATTATAAATGGAAAAGTATATATTAATAATGTGCAGTTAATATGTTATCATTTTGCAGGACTTAGATTATTAAGTAAAAAAGAAGTTGCTTTTATTATTGGGTTCAAAAAAGAGTTTATTAGAGATATTTATAACCCATATATAAACACACTACAAAATGTAATTTCAAAGGTAAAAGCTATATCAAATTTTAATGGATATTTTATAGATAAAAAACAGGTACAGGGTGCTATTATCCATAGGGTGAATGTTTAA
- the nifS gene encoding cysteine desulfurase NifS — protein sequence MSKRVYLDYSATTPMKKEVLDEMLPYFTEKFGNPSSIYSFGREAKQAVDTARERVAKLIGAKTNEIYFTAGGSEADNWAIKGIAYANKDRGNHIITTKIEHHAVLHVCEYLEKNGFDVTYLDVDKYGLIDLEVLKNAITDKTILISIMFANNEIGTIQPIKQIGQIAKERGIIFHTDAVQALGNVEIDVDELNIDLMSMSAHKIYGPKGIGALYIRKGVKIHSFVHGGAQERRRRAGTENVPGIVGFGKAALMAMENMDHHINHLKMLREKLIKGIMEKIDYVRLNGHPEKRLPGNVNMVYEFIEGESLLLSLDMVGIAASSGSACTSGSLDPSHVLMAIGLPHEIAHGSLRLTIGDFTTEEDIDYVLEQLPKIVDRLRQMSPLYENVKGGQK from the coding sequence ATGAGTAAAAGAGTATATCTTGATTATTCTGCAACAACACCAATGAAAAAAGAAGTATTAGATGAAATGCTACCTTATTTTACAGAGAAATTTGGAAATCCATCTAGTATATATTCTTTTGGTAGAGAAGCAAAACAAGCAGTAGATACAGCAAGAGAAAGAGTAGCAAAATTGATTGGAGCAAAAACTAATGAAATTTATTTTACTGCAGGCGGATCTGAAGCAGATAACTGGGCGATAAAAGGGATTGCTTATGCAAATAAAGATAGAGGAAATCATATTATAACAACAAAAATTGAGCATCATGCAGTACTTCATGTTTGTGAATATTTGGAGAAAAATGGTTTTGATGTGACTTACTTAGATGTAGATAAATATGGATTGATTGATTTAGAAGTATTGAAAAATGCAATTACAGACAAAACAATACTTATTTCTATTATGTTTGCGAATAATGAAATTGGTACAATTCAGCCTATAAAACAAATTGGTCAGATAGCTAAAGAAAGAGGAATAATTTTTCATACAGATGCTGTTCAAGCATTAGGAAATGTAGAAATTGATGTAGATGAATTAAATATTGACTTAATGTCTATGTCTGCTCATAAAATATATGGTCCAAAGGGAATTGGTGCATTGTATATAAGAAAAGGTGTAAAAATACATTCTTTTGTCCATGGGGGAGCACAAGAAAGAAGGAGAAGAGCAGGAACTGAAAATGTTCCAGGAATTGTAGGATTCGGAAAAGCTGCTCTAATGGCTATGGAAAATATGGATCATCACATAAATCATTTAAAAATGTTGAGGGAAAAATTAATAAAAGGTATAATGGAAAAGATAGATTATGTGAGATTAAATGGGCATCCAGAAAAAAGATTACCTGGAAATGTGAATATGGTGTATGAATTTATTGAGGGGGAATCTTTACTATTAAGCTTAGATATGGTTGGTATAGCAGCTTCTAGTGGATCAGCATGTACTTCAGGTTCATTAGATCCATCACATGTTTTAATGGCAATTGGATTACCGCATGAGATTGCACATGGTTCTTTGAGACTAACAATTGGTGATTTTACAACAGAAGAAGATATAGATTATGTGCTAGAACAACTACCTAAAATTGTAGATCGATTAAGACAAATGTCACCATTGTATGAAAACGTAAAGGGAGGACAAAAATAA
- the rfbF gene encoding glucose-1-phosphate cytidylyltransferase, whose product MKVVILCGGKGSRMKEITDDIPKPLAMIGDKPILWHIMKIYLYYGLNDFVLLLGYKGDKIKEYFMNYYWKNHNFLLDSEQQSIRLLEKPEKWKITFIDTGINTMTGGRIKQIQKYIEDETFMLTYGDGLADINLKKLLDFHNSKGKIATVTGIAKVNQYGTLLVENDIAKSFQEKPYTKDIINGGFFVLNKEVFSYIKNDSDCIFEQEPLMNLAKNEQLAVYQHKGFWVAMDTYKDLLKVNEMWQNTKAPWKVWFR is encoded by the coding sequence ATGAAAGTCGTAATTTTATGTGGTGGAAAAGGATCAAGAATGAAGGAAATTACAGATGATATACCTAAGCCTTTAGCTATGATTGGAGATAAACCTATATTATGGCATATTATGAAAATTTATTTATATTATGGATTGAATGATTTCGTTTTGTTACTTGGGTATAAAGGAGATAAAATTAAAGAATATTTTATGAACTATTACTGGAAAAATCATAATTTTTTACTAGATAGTGAACAGCAAAGTATACGATTACTGGAAAAACCAGAAAAATGGAAAATTACTTTTATAGATACAGGCATAAATACTATGACAGGAGGAAGAATTAAACAAATACAAAAGTATATTGAAGATGAAACTTTTATGTTAACTTACGGAGATGGTTTAGCAGATATAAACTTAAAAAAATTACTAGATTTTCATAACAGTAAAGGGAAAATTGCTACAGTAACAGGTATAGCAAAGGTAAATCAGTATGGAACTTTACTTGTAGAAAATGATATAGCCAAATCATTTCAAGAAAAACCATATACAAAGGATATAATAAATGGCGGTTTCTTTGTGTTAAATAAAGAGGTTTTTTCATATATAAAAAATGATAGTGATTGCATTTTTGAACAAGAGCCATTAATGAATTTAGCAAAAAATGAACAATTGGCGGTTTATCAACACAAAGGATTTTGGGTAGCTATGGATACGTATAAAGATCTACTAAAGGTGAATGAAATGTGGCAAAATACTAAAGCTCCTTGGAAGGTGTGGTTTAGATGA
- the nifU gene encoding Fe-S cluster assembly scaffold protein NifU, producing MYSEKVMDHFTNPRNVGEIENADGVGQVGNAKCGDIMKIYLKIENDIIEDVKFKTFGCGSAIASSSIATEMIKGKTIQEALELTNKAVVEALGGLPAAKVHCSILAEQAVKAALLDYAQKNNIEIKGLEDFNPDADHHEHHDEEIDE from the coding sequence ATGTATTCAGAAAAAGTAATGGATCATTTTACTAATCCAAGAAATGTTGGTGAAATAGAAAATGCAGATGGAGTAGGGCAAGTTGGAAATGCTAAATGTGGCGATATTATGAAAATTTATCTAAAAATTGAAAATGATATCATTGAAGATGTGAAATTTAAAACTTTTGGATGTGGATCTGCTATAGCATCGTCAAGTATTGCTACTGAAATGATAAAAGGAAAAACAATTCAAGAAGCATTGGAATTAACAAATAAAGCTGTAGTTGAAGCATTAGGTGGACTTCCAGCTGCAAAAGTACACTGTTCAATTTTGGCAGAACAAGCTGTAAAAGCTGCTTTGCTTGACTATGCACAAAAAAATAATATTGAAATAAAAGGATTAGAGGATTTTAATCCAGACGCAGATCATCATGAGCATCATGATGAAGAAATTGATGAATAA
- a CDS encoding GDP-mannose 4,6-dehydratase, protein MKNTNYWQDRNVFITGATGFLGSYLAKELIDLGANVTGLVRDCVANSNVYENDYANKMNWVRGSLEDFCVLERALAEYEIDIVFHLAAQAIVGIANRNPVLTFKSNILGTWNILDACRRSPLIKSVIVASTDKAYGDQESLPYNESMPLQGRHPYDVSKSCADLIAQSYYHTYNLPICITRCGNLFGGGDLNFNRIIPQTIKSILNNEAPVIRSDGTFIRDYFYVEDAVKAYLLLVEKMEELQLYGEAFNFSNETQLTVLEIVDKILKIMDSDLKPIILKQGKNEIKHQYLSAQKAREILNWQPIFDIDEGLCKTIKWYKSYFKL, encoded by the coding sequence ATGAAAAATACAAATTACTGGCAAGATAGAAATGTTTTTATAACGGGAGCAACAGGATTTTTAGGAAGTTATTTGGCAAAAGAATTGATTGATTTAGGTGCAAACGTTACAGGTTTAGTTAGAGACTGCGTTGCAAATTCAAATGTTTATGAAAATGACTATGCAAATAAAATGAATTGGGTAAGAGGATCTTTAGAGGATTTTTGTGTTTTAGAGAGAGCATTGGCAGAATATGAAATTGATATAGTTTTTCACTTAGCAGCACAAGCCATTGTAGGGATTGCAAATAGAAATCCAGTTTTAACTTTCAAATCCAATATACTAGGTACATGGAATATATTAGATGCCTGTAGACGAAGTCCGTTGATAAAAAGTGTTATTGTTGCATCTACTGATAAAGCTTATGGGGATCAAGAAAGCTTGCCATATAATGAAAGTATGCCTCTACAAGGGAGACATCCTTATGATGTATCTAAAAGTTGTGCTGATTTGATTGCACAATCTTATTATCATACCTATAATTTACCAATATGCATTACACGCTGTGGTAATTTATTTGGAGGAGGAGATCTTAATTTTAATCGTATCATACCGCAGACAATCAAATCTATATTAAACAATGAAGCACCTGTTATTCGAAGTGATGGGACCTTTATAAGAGATTATTTTTATGTTGAAGATGCAGTAAAAGCTTATTTATTATTAGTTGAAAAGATGGAAGAACTTCAGCTATATGGAGAAGCCTTTAATTTTAGCAATGAAACTCAACTAACAGTTTTGGAAATAGTAGATAAAATATTGAAAATTATGGATAGTGATTTAAAACCCATAATTTTGAAGCAGGGAAAAAATGAAATTAAACATCAATATCTTTCAGCTCAAAAAGCAAGAGAAATTTTAAATTGGCAACCTATATTTGATATAGATGAAGGATTATGTAAAACAATTAAATGGTATAAAAGTTATTTTAAACTTTAG
- a CDS encoding glycosyltransferase family 4 protein, giving the protein MNVLFQIRKDYLSNIAGDSIIMQNLKKNLINFGIRIDVCTDTKINLNKYEIVHIFNTIRVQESYQFMKHAKNNNKKIVLTPIYWDLRNYFKDTKQQKKLESWYRSEKKRKFLFDNCDIYLPHCYSEAALIIKNYNTSSKYKCIPYGVDENFSNGSKRYLINTYGIDDYILCVGRINYQKNQLGLIKAISKEKIPIVLVGSVNDKDYLKQCMKVRSENIYLLENIKTSELNSIYKSARVHVLPSWLEYPGLANLEAGMAGCNVVTTEIGSTKEVFGEFVRYCNPYDNESIYKEVMESFEEKGNGLFRDFIRENYTWKKVAKKILEIYLSLI; this is encoded by the coding sequence ATGAACGTATTATTTCAAATAAGAAAAGATTATTTAAGTAATATTGCAGGAGATAGTATTATAATGCAAAATCTAAAAAAAAATTTAATAAATTTTGGAATAAGGATAGATGTTTGCACTGATACTAAGATAAATCTAAATAAGTATGAAATCGTTCACATTTTTAATACGATAAGAGTACAGGAAAGTTATCAATTTATGAAACATGCAAAAAATAATAATAAAAAAATAGTTTTAACACCAATATACTGGGATTTAAGAAATTATTTTAAAGATACAAAACAGCAAAAAAAACTAGAATCTTGGTATCGTAGTGAAAAAAAGAGGAAATTTTTGTTTGATAATTGTGATATATATTTACCGCATTGCTATAGTGAAGCAGCATTAATTATAAAAAATTACAATACTTCGTCAAAGTATAAATGTATCCCTTATGGGGTAGATGAAAACTTTTCTAATGGAAGTAAGCGTTATCTTATAAATACATATGGAATAGATGATTACATTTTGTGTGTAGGAAGAATCAATTACCAGAAAAATCAGCTTGGTTTAATTAAAGCAATTTCAAAAGAAAAAATACCAATAGTACTAGTAGGTTCTGTTAATGATAAGGATTATCTTAAACAATGTATGAAAGTAAGAAGCGAGAATATATACTTATTAGAAAATATAAAAACATCAGAATTAAATTCAATTTATAAAAGTGCAAGGGTCCATGTGTTACCTAGTTGGCTTGAATACCCAGGCCTTGCAAATCTTGAAGCAGGTATGGCTGGATGTAATGTAGTAACAACAGAGATCGGTTCAACAAAAGAGGTTTTTGGAGAGTTTGTAAGATATTGTAATCCTTATGATAATGAATCCATATACAAAGAAGTTATGGAATCATTTGAAGAAAAAGGAAATGGTTTGTTTAGAGATTTTATTAGAGAAAATTATACATGGAAAAAGGTTGCAAAGAAAATTTTAGAAATTTATTTATCTTTAATATAA